From Canis lupus baileyi chromosome 16, mCanLup2.hap1, whole genome shotgun sequence, a single genomic window includes:
- the SOCS3 gene encoding suppressor of cytokine signaling 3, producing the protein MVTHSKFPAAGMSRPLDTSLRLKTFSSKSEYQLVVNAVRKLQESGFYWSAVTGGEANLLLSAEPAGTFLIRDSSDQRHFFTLSVKTQSGTKNLRIQCEGGSFSLQSDPRSTQPVPRFDCVLKLVHHYMPPPGAPSFPAPPTEPSSEVSEQPPSQPLPGNPPRRAYYIYSGGEKIPLVLSRPLSSNVATLQHLCRKTVNGHLDSYEKVTQLPGPIREFLDQYDAPL; encoded by the coding sequence ATGGTCACCCACAGCAAGTTTCCCGCCGCCGGGATGAGCCGCCCCCTGGACACCAGCCTGCGCCTCAAGACCTTCAGCTCCAAGAGCGAGTACCAGCTGGTGGTGAACGCAGTGCGCAAGCTGCAGGAGAGCGGCTTCTACTGGAGCGCCGTGACGGGCGGCGAGGCGAACCTGCTGCTCAGCGCCGAGCCCGCGGGCACCTTCCTCATCCGCGACAGCTCGGACCAGCGCCACTTCTTCACGCTCAGCGTCAAGACCCAGTCGGGGACCAAGAACCTGCGCATCCAGTGCGAGGGGGGCAGCTTCTCGCTGCAGAGCGACCCCCGGAGCACGCAGCCCGTGCCCCGCTTCGACTGCGTGCTCAAGCTGGTGCATCACTACATGCCGCCCCCCGGCGCGCCCTCCTTCCCCGCTCCACCGACTGAACCCTCCTCCGAGGTGTCGGAGCAGCCGCCTTCCCAGCCGCTCCCCGGGAATCCCCCCAGGAGAGCCTACTACATCTACTCCGGGGGCGAGAAGATCCCTCTGGTGTTGAGCCGGCCCCTCTCCTCCAACGTGGCCACGCTCCAGCATCTCTGTCGGAAGACGGTCAATGGCCACCTGGACTCCTACGAGAAAGTCACCCAGCTGCCTGGGCCCATTCGGGAATTCCTGGACCAGTACGATGCCCCGCTTTAA